GTTATCCGCGCAGGCCGCCGACGTTGATCCCTTTGATAAAATGGCGCTGCGCCAGAAAAAAGATCAGCACATTGGGGATCAGCACCAACACCGCTGCGGCCATCAGTACCGGCCACTGGGTGACCCCGGAACCGATGATTTGGGTTTTTAGAAAATTCAGGCCCAGGGTCAACGTGGCCTTTTCAAATGAATTGATGTAAATCAGCGGATTGAAAAAATCATTCCAAACACCGATAAAACTGAACACCGTCACCGTAGCCAGCGCCGGTTTGGCCTGCGGCAGAATGATATGCCAGTAGATGCGCCAGGGACCGGCGCCGTCCAGCCGTGCGGCTTCATCATAATCAGCAGGGATGGTGAGAAAAAACTGCCGCAATAAAAAAATGTAGAACGGCGAGCCGAAAAACGCCGGCACGATCAGCGGCAGCAATGTGTCCACCCAGCCCAATCGGGCGAAAAGGATGTACAGAGGAATCATGGTCACCTGCCCGGGCAACAGCATGGTGGCGATGCACAGACTGAACATCGTCTGCCTGCCGCAAAATTTCAGACGGCTGAAGCCATAGGCGACCATAGAGCTGGAGGTCAAGGTGCCGAACAGAACCAGGCCGGTGATCAGGAGCGTATTGCTGAAATAGCGGACAAACGGAAGCACGGTCAACACGCTGTGGTAATTCTCCCAATGCAACCGTTGTGGAAGCCATTGATAGGGCACGCTGAAAACTCCGGAGAGGCTCTGCAATGATGAGGAGAGCAGCCACAACACCGGCGTCATAAAGACCAGACTCAGCATGATCATGACCAGATAAAAAACACCGTTTGAAAACCAATGCAACAGCGGAGGCCGGTCGGTCATCATGCTCTGTTCCCTCCGGATTCATAATAAACCCAGCGGCGGTAAAGACGGAATTGCAGGATGGTAAAAAACAGAATGATGACAAACAGAATCCAGGCGAGCTCGGATGCATAGCCCATTTTAAACTGCTGAAACGCTTTTTTATATAGATAGAGGAC
The sequence above is a segment of the bacterium genome. Coding sequences within it:
- a CDS encoding carbohydrate ABC transporter permease, with amino-acid sequence MTDRPPLLHWFSNGVFYLVMIMLSLVFMTPVLWLLSSSLQSLSGVFSVPYQWLPQRLHWENYHSVLTVLPFVRYFSNTLLITGLVLFGTLTSSSMVAYGFSRLKFCGRQTMFSLCIATMLLPGQVTMIPLYILFARLGWVDTLLPLIVPAFFGSPFYIFLLRQFFLTIPADYDEAARLDGAGPWRIYWHIILPQAKPALATVTVFSFIGVWNDFFNPLIYINSFEKATLTLGLNFLKTQIIGSGVTQWPVLMAAAVLVLIPNVLIFFLAQRHFIKGINVGGLRG